GTGATATCCCTTCCTCAACCACCCTCCCAAAAACAAGAACACCAACAACCCCATCCTTACCTGATGTGTCCCACCAGCTCGATAAACTTATGACTGGTGAAGTAAGCAGCCAGCTCCGACACATGACTCAGAACCGAACACACACCGAACAGCGTGGTGGTTCCCTTCAGGTCCTCTAGATGCCAATACAGGAAGGTGAACACAAAGCCGTAACCGAAGCCCATGAACCAGGCGACGAACAGCACCGTGCTGTACTGAACACTACAGAGCAGCCTGAGGAGGTCACTGTAGTGGAAAGGCTGTTCGGTGGTGGTGGACTCTGGAGTGATGGGGGTCTGGTCCGAGGTGGAGCTCTCGCTCCCCTCTGGAGATGCCACGTTCCCATCTACCTGTGTGAAAAAATTAAGgtgtaaaacaaataataataaaaaatattctattTAAAGCAGTATTTACTTCTGCTAAAGAAATTAGAAAGACTATTTCCACTTAGTGTGAGTTTTCATTTTCCAGTTGATTTACTTGTGGTATCTCTACCTCCTGCGGCCTCTGAGGCAACTCCTGTCTGTAGTCCCCActgtgaaatcaaatcaaacttaatttaAAAGATCATTTAAAACCACCACacatttacagtaaaataatcAAATGAAAGATATTAAAAACAAACAGCAATTGTATAAAATAGATGAATAAAAGTACATAAAACAAAAAGAAAgtctaaaataacaataaaatcatTGATTTAAGGCAAAGCTAAAAGGGTAGGGTTTCAAACATAATTTAAATTATGTCTGCCCCTATTACCTGTCGAAGTAGAATTGTGTTGCTACCACCAGGGCCAGGCCCATCATCACTCCAAACACTATGAAGGCCACCTGGAGaaggaatgaaagaaagagagaatgagtgaaCGTATGAATGAGTGAACAACTGAACAAATTTAATTAACTCTGTTTTTATTTACGTATCAACTATGTTGCCCTTAGCGACCCATTGCttattatttgtcacattttcAATGTCATACATTACCTGGTAGTTCTTATACTCGGGCAGGATACAGCCGACCACGCCGTCGATGAGCAGCGTAAGGTGGGTGTGGTCTATCCAGATACCCACTAGCAGCATGGTCACGCCCCAGCCAAGGGACCCCCACATTCTCTGCAGGCCGTAGCGGTCGCGGTGCTTCCCCAGGTACTGTAACGTCACCGTGTCCACAATGGTGACCGCCGGCGCGCTGAAGAACTCCCCCACGATGATGACCAAGAGGATTAGGAGAAAGATGCTCTCGACCTGATCCTCGTTGTACTCAATGATGTACTCTCTGGGTTGGGTGGGGGCAggggtggtggtagtggttgccATAGTTGTTGAAGTAGTATTTGGTGTAGCTTGAGTGGTATTGCCCAGCTCGTGAGGCACCGATATGGAATGTGTGGTGGGGGCATGGGTAGGGGCAAGGGTAGGTATTTTAGTGGTCAGTGGCATAGTTGTGGTATTCAGTAAAAGCTGAGTGGTATTGGCTTGCTCATTAGGCACCACTCTGGGTTGGGCATGGGTGGGGGTGTAAGTGGTTGTTGCCGTGGCATTGCTTTGCTCGTAAGACACCCCTGTGGATTGGGTGGTATTGCTATCAGCACCTCTCCTATGCCTGCGGCGTACGCTATAGCCAGAATCACGGCCATTCAAAACAGAAAGGAAGCTAGGAAAGTAACTTCGAAACAAATCCCGACGACTTCTCATCGTGTGATTGGTGGAAACGTCTGGTAGCGAGCCGTTAATTGGTATCATAGTCGTCACGGGCAGTATTGGTGGAGCCACAGTGGTGATGTCCACCTTCTCCTTACAGATCATGGCAGCTGGTTTGACAAAGCCGATGCCACAGTTGAACACCAACCAACACAGCACAGAGAACAGCAACAATGGCTTCCCTTT
This region of Salvelinus sp. IW2-2015 linkage group LG12, ASM291031v2, whole genome shotgun sequence genomic DNA includes:
- the LOC111970970 gene encoding major facilitator superfamily domain-containing protein 6-A isoform X2, coding for MAADDKVVILSDDEEDQKRKYFLDEPFSTLSLELRTDREPGSTPVSAAASDTQSAPETPMASPLKDLGCFERMCLRVNSQLLISKIFYFFFYAAYGSLHPLLAVYYKQLGMSPSRSGLLVGIRYFIEFCSAPFWGVVADRFKKGKPLLLFSVLCWLVFNCGIGFVKPAAMICKEKVDITTVAPPILPVTTMIPINGSLPDVSTNHTMRSRRDLFRSYFPSFLSVLNGRDSGYSVRRRHRRGADSNTTQSTGVSYEQSNATATTTYTPTHAQPRVVPNEQANTTQLLLNTTTMPLTTKIPTLAPTHAPTTHSISVPHELGNTTQATPNTTSTTMATTTTTPAPTQPREYIIEYNEDQVESIFLLILLVIIVGEFFSAPAVTIVDTVTLQYLGKHRDRYGLQRMWGSLGWGVTMLLVGIWIDHTHLTLLIDGVVGCILPEYKNYQVAFIVFGVMMGLALVVATQFYFDSGDYRQELPQRPQEVDGNVASPEGSESSTSDQTPITPESTTTEQPFHYSDLLRLLCSVQYSTVLFVAWFMGFGYGFVFTFLYWHLEDLKGTTTLFGVCSVLSHVSELAAYFTSHKFIELVGHIRVLYIGLACNTARYLYISYLENAWIVLPMEVLQGVTHASVWAACISYLSAAVPPALRTSAQGILQGLHLGLGRGCGAMVGGVFVNYFGAAETFRGIGMASLVILLIFSFIQCLTGQNEEKEDRMLAENIPVPSSPVPIATIDLMQNQSQVGVMVPRSNPRPPAKKTKHQEEQEDVNRPAWVLSGSPWVTIAFAVCQIREMYCMAKSSLPSETQPLQEQNDQTSSEYKAVETEHSAEQQESPHHRNGSPSSIPSKAHPAEHPESQPSPIPD
- the LOC111970970 gene encoding major facilitator superfamily domain-containing protein 6-A isoform X1, producing MAADDKVVILSDDEEDQKRKYFLDEPFSTLSLELRTDREPGSTPVSAAASDTQSAPETPMASPLKDLGCFERMCLRVNSQLLISKIFYFFFYAAYGSLHPLLAVYYKQLGMSPSRSGLLVGIRYFIEFCSAPFWGVVADRFKKGKPLLLFSVLCWLVFNCGIGFVKPAAMICKEKVDITTVAPPILPVTTMIPINGSLPDVSTNHTMRSRRDLFRSYFPSFLSVLNGRDSGYSVRRRHRRGADSNTTQSTGVSYEQSNATATTTYTPTHAQPRVVPNEQANTTQLLLNTTTMPLTTKIPTLAPTHAPTTHSISVPHELGNTTQATPNTTSTTMATTTTTPAPTQPREYIIEYNEDQVESIFLLILLVIIVGEFFSAPAVTIVDTVTLQYLGKHRDRYGLQRMWGSLGWGVTMLLVGIWIDHTHLTLLIDGVVGCILPEYKNYQVAFIVFGVMMGLALVVATQFYFDSGDYRQELPQRPQEVEIPQVDGNVASPEGSESSTSDQTPITPESTTTEQPFHYSDLLRLLCSVQYSTVLFVAWFMGFGYGFVFTFLYWHLEDLKGTTTLFGVCSVLSHVSELAAYFTSHKFIELVGHIRVLYIGLACNTARYLYISYLENAWIVLPMEVLQGVTHASVWAACISYLSAAVPPALRTSAQGILQGLHLGLGRGCGAMVGGVFVNYFGAAETFRGIGMASLVILLIFSFIQCLTGQNEEKEDRMLAENIPVPSSPVPIATIDLMQNQSQVGVMVPRSNPRPPAKKTKHQEEQEDVNRPAWVLSGSPWVTIAFAVCQIREMYCMAKSSLPSETQPLQEQNDQTSSEYKAVETEHSAEQQESPHHRNGSPSSIPSKAHPAEHPESQPSPIPD
- the LOC111970970 gene encoding major facilitator superfamily domain-containing protein 6-A isoform X3, whose product is MAADDKVVILSDDEEDQKRKYFLDEPFSTLSLELRTDREPGSTPVSAAASDTQSAPETPMASPLKDLGCFERMCLRVNSQLLISKIFYFFFYAAYGSLHPLLAVYYKQLGMSPSRSGLLVGIRYFIEFCSAPFWGVVADRFKKGKPLLLFSVLCWLVFNCGIGFVKPAAMICKEKVDITTVAPPILPVTTMIPINGSLPDVSTNHTMRSRRDLFRSYFPSFLSVLNGRDSGYSVRRRHRRGADSNTTQSTGVSYEQSNATATTTYTPTHAQPRVVPNEQANTTQLLLNTTTMPLTTKIPTLAPTHAPTTHSISVPHELGNTTQATPNTTSTTMATTTTTPAPTQPREYIIEYNEDQVESIFLLILLVIIVGEFFSAPAVTIVDTVTLQYLGKHRDRYGLQRMWGSLGWGVTMLLVGIWIDHTHLTLLIDGVVGCILPEYKNYQVAFIVFGVMMGLALVVATQFYFDSGDYRQELPQRPQEVEIPQVDGNVASPEGSESSTSDQTPITPESTTTEQPFHYSDLLRLLCSVQYSTVLFVAWFMGFGYGFVFTFLYWHLEDLKGTTTLFGVCSVLSHVSELAAYFTSHKFIELVGHIRVLYIGLACNTARYLYISYLENAWIVLPMEVLQGVTHASVWAACISYLSAAVPPALRTSAQGILQGLHLGLGRGCGAMVGGVFVNYFGAAETFRGIGMASLVILLIFSFIQCLTGQNEEKEDRMLAENIPVPSSPVPIATIDLMQNQSQVGVMVPRSNPRPPAKKTKHQEEQEDVNRPAWVLSGSPWVTIAFAVCQIREMYCMAKSSLPSETQPLQ